The following proteins are encoded in a genomic region of Chloracidobacterium sp.:
- a CDS encoding DUF1800 family protein: MLCRSARYLYLLAVVSFLLAPSTFLNGQDDPNPNSPTPVLLGEKDPLRARALPDDGSGRVSARITEARAFAPGSRVILFVKDLAMMRGEGANALRLYATDAQSRLYRFPVVDLQRVGDSKGVWAVTVELQDELGFWAGPDPTGDIAVYLTWRGLASNSLKLGFGKVGGGISDVPEIAETLSATPPTAAGNAGDPQNYVGYRWSSDRRRFLEQATFGPTEALDSRVRRIGLRIWLAEQFAAQTSTMPLDPLKPSNAPADCDGQNGDDSPATCYRDTYSMYRPQTWFMHEAYYGDAQLRLRVAWALSQIWVASGNKIRQGRHMVELFKILNNGAFGNYRDLMKRITLNPAMGNYLDMATSTRTNPNENYARELMQLFTVGLFVLKPDGTLQLDDQGNPIPTYDQTGVTNMAKVFTGWSYCNVAANCPNFTTGTTNYIDPLLLNSGVMTVGGNRHDLTAKTLTLNTWPATAPLTIAACSNCTSLANIATYANTSLDQALDYIYSHQNVGPFVSKTLIQHLVTSDPTPSYVGRITAVFDANRSNPDQLREVVKAILLDPEARGDIKTDPMFGKLREPVQFATNVLRTLNVQGAVAGTQSDGSFGVVGAGRTNGQVSEFLGMSQMPFLSPSVFNFYPPGYVLPGTSYLGPEFALMNTGTSIQRANFINRMVMNTTPVAVASPDFPTGTGIDISDLVTLASVDTSGNALLDELNRRMMHDSMSAGMKAAILPAVTAVTASNPALRARTAVYLVATSSQYQVQR; the protein is encoded by the coding sequence ATGCTTTGCAGATCCGCACGATATTTGTATTTGTTGGCTGTCGTGTCCTTCTTACTTGCTCCGTCAACATTTCTCAATGGTCAGGATGACCCGAACCCTAATTCCCCGACGCCCGTTCTGCTGGGCGAAAAAGATCCACTTCGGGCAAGAGCTCTCCCGGACGACGGATCCGGCCGCGTATCAGCGAGGATCACGGAGGCCCGGGCGTTTGCTCCGGGTTCGCGTGTCATCCTATTTGTTAAGGACCTTGCGATGATGAGGGGCGAAGGAGCGAATGCACTGCGTCTGTACGCGACAGACGCACAAAGCCGTCTATACCGGTTCCCGGTCGTTGACCTTCAACGCGTCGGCGATTCAAAAGGTGTTTGGGCGGTCACGGTCGAACTTCAAGATGAACTTGGCTTTTGGGCAGGCCCGGATCCGACCGGAGATATTGCGGTTTATTTGACATGGCGCGGCCTCGCAAGTAACTCTCTGAAGCTTGGCTTTGGGAAGGTAGGCGGCGGCATAAGCGATGTCCCTGAGATCGCTGAAACGCTTTCAGCGACGCCGCCTACTGCCGCCGGAAATGCCGGCGATCCCCAGAATTATGTGGGCTATCGCTGGTCGAGCGACCGTAGAAGGTTTCTCGAACAGGCGACCTTTGGCCCGACCGAAGCTTTAGACAGCCGTGTGCGTCGGATCGGTCTTAGGATATGGCTCGCCGAACAATTCGCTGCGCAAACATCAACGATGCCCTTAGACCCGCTAAAACCGTCCAACGCTCCGGCAGATTGTGATGGCCAGAACGGTGATGATTCGCCGGCAACATGTTACCGCGACACGTACTCGATGTATCGGCCGCAAACTTGGTTCATGCATGAGGCATATTACGGCGACGCGCAGCTTCGGCTTCGAGTTGCGTGGGCCCTTTCACAAATCTGGGTAGCATCCGGAAATAAGATCCGGCAGGGCCGCCACATGGTCGAATTGTTCAAGATACTGAACAACGGTGCATTTGGTAATTACAGGGATCTGATGAAGCGGATCACACTGAACCCGGCGATGGGCAACTATCTGGACATGGCAACCAGCACTCGAACCAATCCGAACGAGAACTACGCGCGGGAGTTGATGCAGTTATTTACGGTCGGGCTGTTCGTGCTAAAGCCCGACGGGACACTCCAACTCGACGACCAAGGCAACCCTATCCCGACCTACGATCAGACAGGCGTTACCAATATGGCTAAGGTCTTCACCGGCTGGTCATATTGCAATGTTGCGGCAAATTGCCCGAACTTCACCACAGGGACAACCAACTATATTGACCCGCTCCTGCTGAATTCCGGAGTGATGACCGTCGGCGGCAACCGACATGACCTTACAGCCAAAACACTGACTCTCAACACTTGGCCGGCAACCGCTCCGTTAACCATTGCCGCATGCTCGAACTGCACGAGCCTCGCAAATATTGCGACGTACGCCAATACCTCGTTGGATCAAGCGCTGGATTACATCTATAGCCATCAGAATGTCGGGCCTTTTGTCAGCAAGACACTCATCCAGCACTTGGTAACAAGCGACCCGACACCAAGCTATGTCGGCCGGATCACGGCCGTTTTTGACGCTAACCGCTCGAATCCGGATCAGCTGCGTGAAGTGGTCAAGGCGATCCTTCTTGATCCCGAAGCACGCGGTGATATCAAGACCGATCCAATGTTCGGCAAACTTCGCGAGCCGGTGCAATTTGCAACGAATGTTCTGCGAACACTCAATGTCCAGGGCGCCGTGGCGGGTACGCAAAGCGATGGTTCATTTGGTGTGGTCGGCGCCGGACGAACGAACGGGCAGGTCTCGGAATTTCTCGGGATGAGCCAAATGCCCTTCCTTTCGCCCTCAGTGTTCAATTTCTACCCGCCGGGCTATGTCCTGCCCGGCACGTCATATCTCGGGCCTGAATTTGCATTGATGAACACGGGAACCTCGATCCAGCGTGCCAACTTCATCAATCGAATGGTTATGAACACAACACCCGTGGCCGTAGCATCGCCCGATTTTCCGACAGGTACCGGTATCGACATCAGCGACCTTGTTACATTAGCGTCGGTTGATACGAGCGGAAATGCTCTGCTGGACGAGCTCAACCGGCGTATGATGCACGACTCAATGTCTGCGGGTATGAAAGCGGCTATCCTTCCGGCAGTTACCGCTGTAACGGCGTCGAATCCGGCGCTTCGTGCGCGTACTGCAGTATATTTAGTTGCGACCTCGTCGCAGTATCAAGTACAGAGGTAA
- a CDS encoding leucyl aminopeptidase, giving the protein MKLQAITSKFTEANVEALAVPVFKAEKASSATLKEFDKLTGGLVADIFKNEEFKGDAGSTALIRFTPKGAVKASRLLLVGVGNESDFEASSVFTTAGTATRFLRTRNVKSFALLSRSKGTASSIAQNAVSGFITSQFELDKYKTKDKNKKSVDSFTICVDGAKLADVKAGITRGEAIGSSMNFTRELANEPPNILFPIEMAKRAQAMAKEVGLKCEILDEARMTKMGMGSLMSVSKGSSQPAQMIVLRYTPAKNTAKNGELLALVGKGITFDTGGISLKPGDGMDAMKYDMSGGATVLGTMRAIALLKPGRPVIGVVAAVENMPDGGASRPSDVVTAMNGKTIEILNTDAEGRLVLADAVAYAEKQGATHIVDMATLTGAVIIALGDLNTGIMGNDQGLMDRIIEMGKANGEGFWQLPVSSEYSKMIRSDIADVKNIGPRGKAGTIMGAVFIQEFIDKAKWAHLDIAGTAWNDNGKSHMSKGPTGVAVRTLLDLVENSL; this is encoded by the coding sequence ATGAAACTTCAAGCAATAACTTCCAAATTTACCGAGGCAAATGTCGAAGCACTTGCCGTACCTGTTTTCAAGGCTGAAAAAGCCTCTTCCGCAACTCTAAAGGAGTTCGACAAACTCACCGGCGGCCTCGTGGCCGATATATTTAAGAACGAGGAATTCAAAGGTGATGCCGGCTCAACAGCCCTTATACGCTTTACTCCTAAGGGAGCGGTCAAGGCGTCGCGGCTCCTGCTGGTAGGCGTCGGCAACGAGAGCGACTTCGAAGCATCATCCGTATTCACAACCGCCGGGACCGCAACACGCTTCCTTCGCACCCGCAATGTAAAGAGCTTTGCACTGCTGTCGCGATCCAAAGGCACAGCATCCTCGATAGCTCAAAACGCCGTCTCGGGCTTTATCACAAGTCAGTTCGAGCTTGATAAATACAAGACAAAAGATAAGAACAAGAAGTCAGTTGATTCGTTTACGATATGTGTTGACGGTGCAAAACTTGCCGATGTTAAAGCAGGCATCACGCGCGGCGAAGCTATCGGCAGTTCGATGAACTTCACACGTGAACTCGCGAATGAACCGCCGAACATACTTTTTCCGATCGAAATGGCAAAGCGGGCGCAGGCAATGGCAAAAGAGGTCGGCCTCAAATGCGAGATCCTGGACGAAGCACGAATGACGAAAATGGGTATGGGCTCACTGATGAGCGTCTCAAAAGGCTCGTCGCAACCTGCACAGATGATCGTGCTCCGTTACACTCCGGCAAAGAATACCGCCAAGAACGGCGAACTTCTCGCATTGGTCGGTAAGGGCATCACATTCGACACCGGCGGCATTTCTCTCAAGCCGGGCGACGGAATGGACGCGATGAAATACGACATGTCGGGCGGTGCGACCGTTCTCGGCACCATGCGCGCGATCGCTTTGCTGAAGCCCGGCAGGCCCGTGATCGGAGTCGTCGCCGCTGTCGAGAATATGCCTGACGGCGGTGCGTCAAGGCCAAGCGACGTCGTTACGGCGATGAACGGCAAGACAATCGAGATCCTCAATACCGACGCCGAAGGCCGCCTCGTCCTGGCCGATGCCGTCGCTTATGCTGAGAAGCAGGGAGCCACGCATATCGTTGATATGGCGACACTTACCGGAGCGGTGATCATCGCTCTCGGCGATCTGAATACGGGTATCATGGGCAACGATCAAGGCCTTATGGATCGGATCATCGAAATGGGCAAGGCTAATGGCGAGGGCTTCTGGCAGCTACCCGTCAGCAGCGAATACAGTAAAATGATCCGCTCGGACATCGCCGATGTGAAGAACATCGGCCCGCGCGGCAAAGCTGGCACGATAATGGGCGCGGTATTCATTCAGGAATTTATTGACAAGGCAAAGTGGGCACATCTCGATATCGCCGGGACCGCTTGGAATGACAACGGCAAGTCACATATGTCGAAGGGGCCTACGGGCGTTGCAGTCCGAACACTCCTTGACCTTGTCGAGAACTCGCTCTGA
- the smpB gene encoding SsrA-binding protein SmpB — MLAMTQEKDIVNNRLAYHEYHILDKFEAGAVLLGTEVKSIMAGRIQLKESFVQIKNGEVWLIGAHISHYSHGNINNHDPLRERKLLLHRREIAKLQKETTIKGMTLVITRIYWKSGRIKFEIGVAKGKKLYDKRETEMRRTIEKETRSELKRVAR; from the coding sequence ATGCTTGCTATGACCCAAGAGAAAGACATTGTGAATAACCGGCTCGCCTATCACGAGTATCATATCCTCGATAAATTCGAGGCCGGAGCCGTCCTTTTGGGTACCGAAGTGAAAAGCATCATGGCCGGCCGCATCCAGCTGAAGGAGTCGTTCGTACAGATAAAGAACGGTGAGGTATGGCTTATCGGTGCCCATATTTCGCATTATTCACACGGGAACATCAATAATCACGACCCTTTGCGCGAACGAAAATTGCTGCTGCATCGCCGTGAGATCGCAAAGCTGCAGAAAGAGACCACCATCAAAGGTATGACTCTTGTCATAACGAGGATCTACTGGAAGAGCGGCCGTATCAAATTCGAGATCGGCGTCGCTAAAGGTAAGAAACTATACGACAAACGTGAGACAGAAATGCGGCGCACCATCGAAAAAGAGACCCGAAGTGAGTTGAAACGAGTCGCAAGATAA
- a CDS encoding acyl-CoA thioesterase — protein MNGWHETEIRVRYAETDQMGIAHHSNYLIWFEAGRSDLCRARGFSYKEMEESDDALLVVAEAYVRYKSPAFYEDLLTIRVRVSEVRSRSVRFLYQVYRAGDGAILAEGETNHLVTDRNKVIKRLPDHYRELLSCEQ, from the coding sequence ATGAACGGCTGGCATGAGACCGAAATCCGGGTTCGTTATGCCGAAACGGATCAGATGGGCATCGCTCATCACTCGAATTATCTTATATGGTTCGAGGCCGGCCGAAGCGACCTCTGCCGCGCTCGCGGATTTTCCTATAAAGAGATGGAGGAGTCTGACGACGCGCTCCTCGTGGTAGCCGAAGCATACGTTCGATATAAGTCGCCCGCGTTTTACGAAGATCTGTTGACGATTCGCGTTCGTGTAAGCGAGGTGCGCAGCCGTAGCGTGCGATTCCTTTATCAGGTATATCGTGCCGGCGACGGTGCGATCCTCGCGGAAGGCGAGACGAATCATCTGGTTACGGACAGGAATAAGGTCATTAAACGCCTTCCCGACCACTATCGCGAGTTGCTGTCGTGTGAGCAGTAG
- a CDS encoding hydrolase, which produces MPHANILDPYKSALIVVDLQEAFRSAVPHFERIARRAAVAVQGFRLLDLPVIVTEQYPKGLGATATEISEVCDASCRVFEKTVFSSCGADGFVEALRGYGVKQAVLCGVETHVCVEQTAHDLLDRGIQVHLLLDAVGSRSKQNRKAGIAKMQASGVIASSVEMALFELMRDAKHDKFKQIQALIK; this is translated from the coding sequence ATGCCGCACGCAAACATCCTTGATCCTTACAAATCCGCGCTGATCGTAGTTGATCTCCAAGAGGCATTTCGCTCAGCGGTGCCGCACTTTGAACGGATAGCGCGCCGGGCTGCGGTCGCAGTGCAAGGATTCAGGCTGCTTGACCTGCCGGTGATCGTTACCGAACAGTATCCGAAAGGCCTCGGAGCGACCGCAACGGAAATATCCGAGGTGTGTGATGCATCGTGCCGCGTCTTTGAAAAGACGGTGTTCAGCTCATGCGGAGCGGATGGTTTTGTCGAAGCCCTGCGCGGTTACGGCGTTAAACAAGCCGTTCTCTGCGGGGTTGAGACACATGTTTGCGTTGAACAAACCGCGCACGACCTTTTGGATCGCGGAATTCAAGTTCACCTGCTGCTAGATGCCGTCGGCTCACGTTCGAAGCAGAACCGTAAGGCCGGCATTGCAAAGATGCAGGCCTCGGGGGTAATTGCCTCATCGGTCGAGATGGCGCTTTTTGAGCTTATGCGGGACGCAAAGCACGATAAATTCAAGCAAATACAGGCACTTATTAAATAG
- a CDS encoding UvrD-helicase domain-containing protein, which produces MDLLSSLNEQQAEAVKQTDGPLLIIAGAGSGKTRVITVRIAYLIAEKGVAPHNILAVTFTNKAAGEMRARVESLLKGERLQSAPLISTFHSFCVRILRQDIEKLEEGYTRNFTIYDADDSTKVIRACIRDLGLDEKKLQPRSVRNIISAAKNRGEDAEQYAAKIEYGDDKKASIAKAFRMYDERLHKANALDFDDLLIKTVKLLERSPDTREKYNDRYKYILVDEFQDTNTLQLSLIRSLTEKQENICVVGDDAQSIYGFRQADIRNILDFEQHYPTAKLIMLEQNYRSTQTILDAADAIIKNNIDQKKKKLWTSNPSGERVFYCQAYDGDAEARFVAGRIEEHFRRDPSERIAVLYRTNAQSRLFEEALRRLRIPYNIVGGFSFYERAEVKDIIAYLKLAMNPSDDIALLRVINTPPRGIGKTSLDELQRQANTAGTSLWNTIIDIADDTIVSEVRLTPRAKEALRAFRRTLESLISKAENAVSLERPVSDIVVAAIEDTGYADTLRAEGGDEAASRLENLEELVNAAVDYDRQAENGLRDFIDHAALTSDTDRYDSEAAVTLMTVHSAKGLEFPIVFLVGLEDGIFPHSRSFDDRKELEEERRLAYVAITRAEKLLYITHAMRRRTYGQDLTSEPSQFLNELPHELIEDLSAGSSWLKYARSATAAAAGISTAADPKPKKPYTGKTYNNADAIAEFFKERSIPAKTTEPPKARTPLDNLRSAGSGARSGSDGIVPGSHVQHEKYGRGLVLRREGNGEMAKLTISFPGYGQKKLIEKYAKLQKL; this is translated from the coding sequence ATGGATCTACTTTCGAGTCTGAATGAACAACAGGCCGAAGCTGTCAAGCAAACCGATGGCCCGCTGTTGATAATCGCCGGTGCCGGTTCCGGCAAAACGCGTGTCATCACGGTACGTATCGCGTATCTAATTGCGGAGAAAGGAGTTGCTCCTCACAATATCCTTGCGGTAACGTTCACAAATAAGGCGGCGGGCGAGATGCGGGCACGTGTCGAAAGCCTTTTGAAAGGCGAAAGGCTGCAGTCCGCACCGCTGATCTCGACCTTTCACAGTTTTTGCGTGCGGATACTTCGACAGGATATCGAGAAACTCGAAGAAGGCTACACCCGAAACTTCACCATCTACGACGCGGACGACTCGACCAAGGTGATCCGCGCGTGCATACGAGATCTTGGTCTTGACGAGAAAAAGCTTCAGCCGCGCAGCGTTCGCAATATCATCAGCGCGGCAAAGAACCGTGGTGAGGATGCGGAGCAATACGCAGCGAAGATCGAGTACGGCGATGACAAGAAGGCCTCTATCGCTAAGGCATTTAGGATGTATGACGAACGCCTGCATAAGGCGAACGCTCTTGATTTCGACGACCTCCTGATAAAGACCGTCAAACTGCTTGAACGCTCGCCGGATACACGCGAAAAATATAACGACCGCTACAAGTACATCCTCGTTGACGAATTTCAAGATACTAATACGCTGCAGCTCTCGCTTATAAGATCGCTTACCGAGAAGCAGGAGAATATATGCGTTGTCGGCGATGATGCCCAGAGCATCTACGGGTTTCGGCAGGCAGATATTCGGAACATTCTTGACTTCGAACAGCACTATCCGACCGCCAAGCTGATAATGCTTGAGCAGAATTACCGTTCGACGCAGACGATACTCGATGCCGCGGATGCGATCATCAAGAACAACATCGATCAGAAGAAGAAAAAACTCTGGACATCGAACCCGAGCGGTGAACGCGTGTTCTACTGTCAGGCATACGACGGCGATGCTGAGGCGAGGTTCGTCGCCGGCAGGATCGAGGAGCACTTCCGCCGTGATCCGAGCGAGCGGATCGCTGTGCTCTATCGCACCAATGCGCAGTCGCGGCTTTTCGAAGAAGCCTTGCGGCGGCTCAGGATACCTTACAACATAGTCGGCGGCTTCTCATTCTACGAGCGTGCCGAGGTAAAGGACATAATTGCGTATCTCAAACTTGCGATGAACCCGAGCGACGATATCGCTCTGCTGCGCGTCATCAATACACCGCCGCGGGGCATCGGAAAGACGAGTTTGGATGAATTGCAGCGACAAGCGAACACTGCCGGCACCTCGCTTTGGAATACGATCATTGACATCGCGGACGATACGATCGTTTCCGAAGTGCGGCTCACACCGAGGGCGAAAGAGGCATTGCGGGCCTTTCGGCGAACGCTCGAATCACTGATAAGCAAAGCGGAAAATGCCGTATCGCTCGAACGGCCGGTTTCGGACATTGTCGTTGCCGCGATCGAAGATACGGGCTACGCCGACACTCTGCGGGCAGAGGGCGGCGATGAGGCGGCGTCGCGGCTTGAGAACCTGGAAGAATTGGTCAACGCGGCGGTTGACTATGACCGACAGGCTGAGAACGGACTTCGCGATTTTATCGACCATGCGGCGCTTACGTCCGACACTGACCGATATGACTCAGAGGCTGCGGTAACGCTGATGACCGTCCATTCGGCGAAAGGACTTGAGTTTCCGATCGTGTTTCTGGTCGGCCTCGAGGACGGCATTTTTCCGCATTCGCGTTCATTTGACGATAGAAAAGAGCTTGAAGAAGAGCGACGCCTGGCTTACGTTGCGATAACCCGTGCCGAGAAGCTGCTTTACATCACGCATGCGATGCGGCGCCGGACATACGGCCAAGACCTTACGTCCGAGCCGTCGCAATTCCTGAATGAACTGCCGCATGAGCTGATCGAAGATCTCTCGGCAGGCTCGTCATGGCTGAAATACGCACGGAGTGCGACGGCTGCCGCTGCCGGCATTTCGACAGCTGCGGATCCGAAGCCAAAGAAGCCCTATACGGGCAAGACCTATAATAATGCCGATGCGATAGCGGAATTTTTCAAAGAGCGTTCGATACCGGCTAAAACGACGGAGCCGCCAAAGGCCCGCACACCGTTGGACAACTTGCGCTCAGCGGGTTCGGGTGCTCGTTCGGGTTCTGACGGCATCGTTCCGGGCAGCCATGTCCAGCACGAAAAGTACGGTCGCGGGCTTGTGCTCAGGCGTGAGGGAAATGGCGAAATGGCAAAACTCACGATAAGCTTTCCGGGTTACGGCCAGAAGAAGTTGATCGAGAAATACGCTAAACTGCAAAAACTCTAG
- a CDS encoding VWA domain-containing protein, whose translation MSTFQKKLEILAGRDRPETRLLLAALLSLVCGVHVTAQDEPIKVDTLLVSVSVTVLDRNGAYVGDLQQKDFSIFENGIEQPIAYFEAVERPITVFLVLDISGSMSRVLDRVTNGANELVASLRPDDLIGAYAFSDHMWELSKLGKTSRLANKHIKLRMDGLPADTMVYDAVDQALKKAKRSGRRTAIVLFSDGLGVNFESNKKENLRDAQETTAIIFTISFDTMPKSRLQGESEKRFDKRLKESADALQYLRDLAETTGGRSFSAESGEEIEDFFREIGMELRQEYSLGYYPSDTGRKGERRKIAVKVDVPGAVVRSRKEVVYQ comes from the coding sequence ATGTCCACTTTTCAAAAGAAACTCGAAATCCTCGCCGGTCGTGACCGCCCGGAGACGCGGCTCTTATTGGCAGCTTTGCTGTCGCTTGTTTGCGGGGTCCATGTGACGGCGCAAGACGAGCCGATAAAGGTTGACACTTTGCTTGTCAGCGTGTCGGTTACCGTTTTAGATCGCAATGGTGCGTACGTCGGAGATCTACAACAGAAAGACTTTTCAATTTTCGAGAACGGCATCGAGCAGCCTATTGCGTATTTTGAGGCAGTCGAGCGCCCCATAACTGTATTCCTGGTCCTAGACATAAGCGGATCGATGTCACGAGTATTAGATCGGGTCACTAATGGCGCCAACGAATTGGTTGCCTCTCTTCGGCCGGATGATCTTATCGGAGCGTATGCTTTCTCCGACCATATGTGGGAGTTGTCAAAACTTGGAAAGACATCCCGGCTCGCAAACAAGCATATTAAGCTACGGATGGACGGATTGCCCGCTGATACTATGGTTTATGACGCGGTTGATCAAGCACTCAAAAAGGCCAAGAGATCAGGGCGTCGTACCGCGATCGTGTTATTCTCCGACGGTCTCGGGGTTAATTTTGAGTCGAATAAGAAGGAGAATCTCCGAGATGCTCAGGAAACTACTGCGATTATCTTTACGATCAGTTTTGATACGATGCCCAAGTCTCGGCTCCAAGGCGAATCTGAGAAGCGTTTTGACAAACGGCTTAAGGAGTCAGCTGACGCATTGCAGTATCTACGTGATCTAGCTGAGACGACTGGCGGCCGGTCGTTCTCAGCTGAAAGCGGTGAGGAGATCGAAGACTTTTTTCGCGAGATCGGGATGGAACTTAGGCAAGAATATAGTTTAGGTTATTATCCTTCGGATACGGGACGAAAAGGTGAAAGACGGAAGATCGCGGTAAAAGTGGATGTACCGGGAGCCGTTGTTCGCTCAAGGAAGGAGGTCGTCTATCAATAG
- a CDS encoding VWA domain-containing protein yields the protein MADFPTDRNVMVFLRHTIILFLVAVIAPICSAQDDVVKVRTDLTVVSLSVNDRDGRYIAGLDKDDFKVFENGTEQHVEFCERVDTPFTVLFLFDTSRSMRDYLPAVVNAANSFTSRLRPEDTIAAANFEDDAKIHMLLEPTKRQDFTKFVDVVGSDKDRLFTTTFDAVEKGLGYLKAIQGKKALILFSDGEMYGRHASAKSNLRDAEEQEAVIYTLRFGEYSHSDPEFFNVFIDQFGTHYESPPGGIGEKAIEKVKKRVSLYMNGLAERTGGRAYKIVTVDDLKETFRSIAEELGTTYRLGYTPIDVPKDGERRTISVKVNVPNAAVRSRKEVVYRRAD from the coding sequence TTGGCAGATTTCCCAACGGATCGGAATGTGATGGTCTTTCTTCGGCATACAATCATTCTTTTTCTTGTAGCCGTCATCGCACCTATATGCAGTGCGCAGGATGATGTTGTTAAGGTACGCACAGACCTTACGGTGGTGTCTTTGAGCGTGAATGACCGCGATGGGCGATACATTGCGGGCCTCGATAAGGACGATTTTAAGGTCTTCGAGAACGGTACAGAACAGCACGTCGAATTTTGTGAGCGGGTCGATACGCCGTTCACCGTCCTTTTCTTGTTTGATACAAGCCGCTCGATGCGCGACTACCTACCTGCTGTTGTCAATGCGGCAAATTCTTTTACATCCCGACTGCGCCCCGAAGATACCATCGCTGCCGCTAATTTTGAGGATGACGCAAAGATCCATATGCTCCTCGAACCAACAAAGCGTCAGGATTTTACGAAATTTGTTGATGTTGTCGGGTCCGACAAAGACCGTCTGTTCACAACTACATTCGACGCCGTGGAAAAGGGATTGGGGTACCTCAAAGCCATTCAGGGGAAAAAGGCGCTGATCCTGTTTTCCGACGGTGAAATGTACGGACGTCATGCATCGGCAAAGAGCAATCTGCGAGATGCCGAGGAGCAGGAAGCTGTGATCTACACGCTCCGATTCGGTGAGTATTCTCATTCCGATCCGGAGTTTTTCAATGTCTTTATCGATCAGTTTGGAACGCATTACGAGAGTCCGCCGGGAGGCATCGGCGAAAAAGCGATCGAGAAAGTGAAGAAGCGTGTAAGCCTTTATATGAATGGCTTGGCCGAGCGAACCGGCGGCCGAGCCTACAAGATAGTTACCGTCGACGACCTTAAGGAGACTTTCCGTTCCATTGCGGAAGAACTTGGCACAACTTACAGACTCGGCTATACGCCGATCGACGTCCCAAAAGACGGCGAGAGAAGAACGATATCGGTTAAGGTGAACGTTCCAAATGCCGCTGTTCGGTCCCGAAAAGAAGTCGTATATCGGCGTGCGGACTAG
- a CDS encoding VWA domain-containing protein — MKVNLPLRIFITWLFGVLLFATYVRSQDVIRVETNLVQVPVIVTSRDGRYVPGLTKDNFQIIEDGKVQAIDGFSPVDEPITVYLMLDTSGSMVSYMSQLAQATGVFLNTLRPDDHIYLSIFADGQTVLLKNKKIADLLAKNLVLKIRPLDSRATYVYDAVDESIKTLMNTKGRKAIVLFSDALSDSHKVSAADSIRTAEEQDALIYTVRFGDVSIKPEWAAARGVQDQIARSGYAVLDQKGVEDIMPWWDIEATGDGKLKGGELADQIKRVKGYMDALAAKTGGNSFEIDKIDDLAEVFKLITLELRRHYTLSYYADPSTGPDKRKIQVKVNVPDAAVRAKKEIVIPHRP; from the coding sequence ATGAAAGTTAACCTGCCATTGCGAATTTTCATAACGTGGCTATTTGGGGTGCTCTTATTTGCAACGTACGTTCGTTCACAGGATGTTATCCGAGTCGAAACAAACCTTGTTCAAGTTCCCGTAATCGTTACCAGTCGCGATGGAAGGTATGTTCCAGGGCTCACGAAAGACAATTTTCAGATCATTGAGGATGGGAAAGTCCAAGCGATCGACGGTTTCTCACCGGTTGACGAGCCGATCACGGTTTACCTAATGCTCGATACCAGCGGGTCGATGGTGTCATACATGAGCCAACTTGCTCAGGCAACAGGCGTCTTTTTGAATACGCTTAGACCGGACGATCACATTTATCTGAGCATCTTTGCCGACGGACAGACAGTCTTGCTTAAGAACAAGAAAATCGCTGATCTTCTAGCAAAGAATCTGGTGCTTAAGATCCGGCCGCTCGATAGCAGGGCAACATACGTTTATGATGCCGTAGATGAATCGATCAAAACGCTGATGAACACAAAGGGCCGCAAGGCGATAGTTTTGTTTAGCGATGCGCTCAGCGATAGCCACAAGGTCTCCGCCGCCGATAGTATTCGCACGGCCGAGGAGCAGGATGCTCTTATTTACACGGTCCGTTTCGGTGATGTTTCTATTAAGCCTGAGTGGGCAGCTGCACGCGGTGTGCAAGACCAAATCGCGCGGAGCGGCTATGCGGTCCTGGACCAGAAAGGCGTTGAAGACATTATGCCATGGTGGGATATCGAGGCGACCGGCGACGGAAAACTCAAAGGCGGTGAACTGGCCGATCAGATAAAACGGGTCAAGGGTTACATGGATGCTCTTGCGGCGAAAACCGGCGGTAACAGCTTTGAGATCGATAAGATAGACGATCTTGCCGAAGTGTTCAAGCTCATTACGCTCGAATTGCGACGCCATTACACGTTGAGCTATTACGCGGACCCCTCGACCGGGCCGGATAAGCGGAAGATCCAGGTCAAGGTGAATGTCCCTGATGCCGCCGTCAGGGCGAAGAAGGAGATCGTGATCCCCCATCGGCCATAG